Proteins from a genomic interval of Beijerinckia indica subsp. indica ATCC 9039:
- the gcvT gene encoding glycine cleavage system aminomethyltransferase GcvT — MSQAASASDTSGSTPALLHTPLYALHCARGARMVPFACYAMPVQYPTGILEEHLHTRAKAGLFDVSHMGQALLEGQGAAARLETLVPGDLTTLAPGRMRYTQLLNPEGGILDDLMVTRLADDAAGERLFLVVNAATKAQDFAHIGASLPDLRLTLLEDRALLALQGPSAATVLAKHFPAVATMPFMSLIETEREGALWRISRSGYTGEDGFEIAVPAGAAEAFAETLLGDEEVWPIGLGARDSLRLEAGLCLYGHDIDPITTPIEAGLLWSISKRRREGGGFPGAARVQREIAEGPARRRVGLKIEGKIPAREGAKIETLEGEVIGLVTSGGFAPSLGAPIAMGYVASAHAANGTALQVIVRGKPLAATITSMPFVPNHYYRGA; from the coding sequence ATGTCGCAAGCTGCCTCTGCCTCCGACACCTCCGGTTCGACGCCGGCGCTTCTGCATACGCCCCTTTACGCGCTGCATTGCGCGCGCGGCGCCCGCATGGTCCCTTTCGCCTGTTATGCCATGCCGGTGCAATATCCAACCGGCATTCTTGAGGAACATCTGCATACCCGCGCCAAGGCCGGGCTGTTTGATGTCTCGCATATGGGCCAAGCCCTGCTCGAAGGCCAAGGGGCCGCTGCACGCCTTGAAACTCTGGTGCCGGGCGATCTCACGACACTTGCCCCCGGGCGCATGCGCTATACGCAACTGCTGAATCCTGAAGGTGGCATTCTCGACGACCTGATGGTGACGCGCCTCGCCGATGATGCGGCTGGCGAGCGTTTGTTCCTCGTCGTCAATGCGGCGACCAAGGCGCAGGATTTCGCCCATATTGGTGCGTCTTTGCCGGATCTGCGGCTGACCCTTCTGGAAGATCGTGCCCTCCTGGCCTTGCAGGGGCCGAGCGCCGCGACCGTGCTGGCGAAACATTTTCCTGCCGTCGCCACCATGCCCTTCATGAGCCTGATCGAGACCGAGCGAGAGGGGGCGCTCTGGCGCATTTCGCGCTCGGGTTATACGGGCGAGGACGGTTTCGAAATTGCCGTGCCGGCTGGCGCCGCTGAGGCCTTCGCCGAAACCTTGCTTGGCGATGAAGAGGTCTGGCCGATTGGCCTTGGCGCCCGTGATTCGCTGCGGCTCGAAGCCGGCCTCTGCCTTTACGGGCATGATATCGATCCGATCACGACGCCGATCGAGGCCGGACTCCTCTGGTCCATTTCCAAGCGCCGGCGTGAGGGGGGCGGTTTTCCCGGCGCGGCGCGCGTCCAGCGCGAGATTGCCGAAGGACCCGCTCGCCGCCGTGTCGGCTTGAAGATCGAGGGCAAGATCCCAGCCCGCGAGGGAGCAAAAATCGAGACCCTGGAGGGTGAGGTGATCGGCCTCGTCACTTCGGGTGGTTTTGCGCCGAGCCTCGGCGCGCCGATCGCCATGGGATATGTGGCGAGCGCCCATGCGGCCAATGGGACTGCCTTACAGGTGATCGTCCGAGGAAAACCACTCGCCGCGACGATTACCTCCATGCCTTTTGTTCCGAATCATTATTACAGGGGCGCCTGA
- the gcvH gene encoding glycine cleavage system protein GcvH → MSITRYTKDHEYIRVEGETGTVGITDYAQSQLGDVVFVELPAIGKALTKGGEAAVVESVKAASEIYAPVSGEVVAVNEALAEAPGTVNEDAAGKGWFLQIKLADAKELDGLMDEAGYQDFLKTL, encoded by the coding sequence ATGTCGATCACCCGCTACACCAAGGACCATGAATATATCCGCGTCGAGGGAGAGACCGGCACGGTCGGCATTACCGATTACGCCCAGTCGCAATTGGGCGATGTCGTCTTCGTGGAACTGCCGGCCATCGGCAAGGCCCTGACCAAGGGCGGTGAGGCTGCGGTCGTTGAAAGCGTGAAGGCCGCGAGCGAGATCTATGCCCCGGTGTCGGGCGAGGTCGTGGCGGTCAACGAGGCTTTGGCCGAGGCACCGGGCACCGTCAATGAAGATGCAGCCGGCAAAGGCTGGTTCCTGCAAATCAAGCTCGCCGATGCCAAGGAACTCGACGGCCTGATGGACGAGGCCGGCTATCAGGATTTCCTGAAAACGCTTTGA
- the gcvPA gene encoding aminomethyl-transferring glycine dehydrogenase subunit GcvPA, with translation MRYLPLTPEDRTEMLARVGVPSVDALFEDIPAAKRLVELPDLPLHKGELEVERWLGRLSAKNLAASAAPFFVGAGAYKHHVPASVDHLIQRSEFMTSYTPYQPEIAQGTLQYVFEFQTQVAALTGMEVANASMYDGSTATGEAVLMAHRLTKRGKAILSGGLHPHYAQVVTSQAALTGHDVVVMPPDLQAKEDLVGRLDAQTSCLVVQSPDVFGNLRDLEPLAEACRKQGVLLIAVFTEAVSLGLVKAPGDMGADIVVGEGQSIGNALNFGGPYVGLFATRSKYLRQMPGRLCGETLDADGRRGFVLTLSTREQHIRRDKATSNICTNSGLCCLAFTIHLTLLGEQGLRQLATINHAHAVDLADRLAKVPGVELLNETFFNEFTIRLPGRAEDHVEALAAQGILAGVPVSRLLPGQGCDDLLIIASTEVNSDDDRAALVDALAKQIA, from the coding sequence ATGCGCTATCTGCCTTTGACGCCGGAGGATCGGACCGAAATGCTGGCGCGCGTCGGCGTCCCCTCGGTCGATGCTCTCTTCGAGGATATTCCAGCCGCCAAGCGCCTGGTAGAACTGCCGGACTTGCCGCTCCACAAAGGCGAATTGGAAGTCGAACGCTGGCTCGGCCGGCTTTCTGCCAAGAATCTCGCGGCTTCCGCCGCGCCTTTCTTTGTCGGCGCTGGCGCATACAAGCACCATGTGCCGGCCAGCGTCGATCATCTGATCCAACGCTCGGAATTCATGACGAGCTATACGCCCTATCAGCCGGAAATCGCCCAGGGCACCCTGCAATATGTGTTTGAGTTCCAGACGCAGGTCGCGGCCTTGACGGGCATGGAGGTCGCTAATGCCTCCATGTATGATGGCTCGACCGCGACGGGTGAGGCTGTGCTGATGGCTCATCGCCTGACCAAGCGCGGTAAGGCGATACTTTCAGGGGGGCTGCATCCCCATTATGCCCAGGTCGTCACGAGTCAGGCGGCTCTGACAGGTCATGACGTCGTGGTCATGCCGCCCGACTTGCAAGCCAAGGAAGATCTCGTCGGTCGGCTTGACGCGCAAACCTCCTGCCTCGTCGTGCAATCGCCCGACGTCTTCGGCAATTTACGCGATCTCGAACCATTGGCCGAAGCCTGCCGCAAACAGGGTGTCTTGCTCATTGCCGTCTTTACTGAAGCCGTTTCTCTTGGCCTTGTCAAAGCACCGGGTGATATGGGCGCCGACATTGTCGTTGGCGAAGGTCAATCGATTGGCAATGCGCTGAATTTTGGCGGCCCCTATGTCGGGCTTTTTGCGACGCGCTCGAAATATCTGCGGCAAATGCCAGGACGCCTCTGTGGCGAAACACTCGACGCGGATGGAAGGCGCGGTTTCGTGCTGACCCTGTCCACCCGCGAGCAGCATATTCGCCGCGATAAGGCGACCTCGAATATTTGCACGAATTCAGGGCTTTGCTGTCTCGCCTTCACCATCCATCTAACGCTTTTGGGCGAGCAGGGATTGCGGCAGTTGGCGACGATCAACCATGCCCATGCGGTCGATCTCGCCGATCGTCTCGCCAAAGTGCCCGGCGTCGAACTCCTCAACGAGACGTTCTTCAACGAATTCACGATTCGCCTGCCGGGGCGGGCGGAAGATCATGTCGAAGCCCTGGCGGCGCAGGGCATTCTCGCCGGTGTCCCGGTCTCGCGTCTACTGCCGGGGCAGGGTTGCGATGATTTGCTGATCATCGCCAGCACTGAAGTGAACAGCGACGATGACCGGGCGGCCCTGGTCGATGCGCTCGCCAAGCAAATTGCCTGA
- the gcvPB gene encoding aminomethyl-transferring glycine dehydrogenase subunit GcvPB codes for MLDKPETGLEEADGVLVDRATFTGNRGLAIEEGLIFELGRPEASGVDLPEPAPFQSRLGGLERKTPIGLPGLSEPETVRHYVRLSQKNYSIDTGIFPLGSCTMKHNPRLNERMARLPGFGDIHPLQPQSSVQGALELMKEISHWLLTLTGMQAVALSPRAGAHGEACGMMAIKQALIARGEAEQRKVVLVPDSAHGTNPATATLVGFEVRSVPAREDGIVDVEAVRQALGPDVAAIMLTNPNTCGLFEKNIVEIAEAMHEAGAYFYCDGANFNAIVGRARPGDLGVDAMHINLHKTFSTPHGGGGPGAGPVVLSSRLAPHAPLPFLVQEKAGLRLVEDKAEAPGTFGRIGAFHGQMGMYVRALTYMLSHGADGLRQASEDAVLNANYVRVGLADLMSLPFGNRPCMHEALFDDAWLKGTGLSVLDFAKAMIDEGFHPMTVYFPLVVHGAMLIEPTESESKATLDLFVAALRDLAMAVQRGDKERFLGAPHYAPRRRLDETRAARTPVLKWTKPAPIEN; via the coding sequence ATGTTGGATAAGCCGGAGACGGGCCTCGAAGAGGCGGACGGGGTGCTGGTCGATCGTGCGACTTTTACCGGCAATCGGGGGCTGGCGATCGAGGAGGGCCTGATCTTTGAGCTTGGCCGGCCGGAAGCTTCGGGCGTTGATCTGCCAGAACCCGCGCCGTTCCAGAGCCGCCTCGGCGGGCTTGAACGCAAGACGCCGATCGGTCTGCCGGGTCTCAGCGAACCTGAGACGGTGCGCCATTATGTGCGCCTCAGCCAGAAGAATTATTCCATCGATACGGGCATTTTCCCTCTCGGCTCCTGTACGATGAAGCATAATCCGAGGCTCAATGAACGCATGGCGCGTTTGCCGGGTTTTGGCGATATCCATCCGCTGCAGCCGCAATCGAGTGTTCAGGGCGCGCTCGAATTGATGAAAGAGATCAGCCATTGGCTCTTGACGCTGACGGGCATGCAGGCGGTCGCGCTTTCGCCGCGGGCCGGTGCGCATGGCGAGGCCTGCGGCATGATGGCGATCAAACAAGCTTTGATCGCCAGGGGCGAGGCTGAACAGCGTAAGGTGGTTTTGGTCCCAGATTCAGCGCATGGCACCAATCCGGCGACGGCGACACTGGTCGGTTTCGAGGTGCGTTCGGTGCCGGCGCGCGAAGACGGCATTGTCGATGTGGAAGCGGTGCGCCAGGCGCTGGGACCGGACGTCGCCGCTATCATGCTGACCAATCCGAACACCTGTGGATTGTTTGAAAAGAACATTGTCGAAATCGCCGAGGCCATGCATGAGGCCGGCGCTTATTTCTATTGCGATGGCGCCAATTTCAACGCGATCGTCGGGCGCGCCCGGCCAGGCGATCTTGGCGTCGATGCCATGCATATCAATCTGCACAAAACTTTTTCGACGCCGCATGGCGGTGGCGGGCCGGGCGCGGGGCCGGTCGTGCTCTCGAGCCGGCTTGCGCCTCATGCGCCGCTGCCTTTCCTTGTCCAAGAAAAAGCGGGTCTGAGGCTTGTCGAGGACAAGGCCGAGGCTCCCGGCACATTTGGCCGTATTGGCGCCTTCCATGGCCAGATGGGTATGTACGTGCGGGCATTGACCTATATGCTCTCGCATGGCGCCGATGGTTTGCGTCAAGCGTCGGAAGATGCCGTCCTTAATGCCAATTATGTGCGGGTGGGTCTTGCCGATCTGATGTCACTGCCCTTTGGCAACCGCCCCTGTATGCATGAGGCTCTCTTCGACGATGCGTGGTTGAAGGGGACGGGCCTGAGCGTGCTCGATTTCGCCAAGGCGATGATCGACGAAGGTTTCCATCCGATGACGGTCTATTTCCCGCTCGTCGTACATGGAGCCATGCTGATCGAGCCGACCGAATCGGAATCCAAGGCGACGCTCGACCTGTTCGTCGCGGCCCTGCGCGATCTGGCCATGGCTGTACAGCGGGGCGATAAAGAGCGTTTCCTTGGCGCCCCGCATTATGCGCCGCGCCGCAGGCTCGATGAAACGCGGGCGGCGAGAACGCCCGTGCTCAAATGGACGAAGCCGGCGCCGATCGAGAATTGA
- a CDS encoding PQQ-dependent sugar dehydrogenase yields MRIRMVAKLASSAGIGALILSLVSCNRPSSLPESAGYGADPQLPEPESSFIPIVRIAQAIGWAKGQTPKPAKGFEVVAFASGLDHPRWLYELPNGDILVAETDAPSKPEGKSGGLRGWIEGLVMKRAGSHERSANRITLLRDKNGDGIAEIKSTFLENLVSPFGMALIGDQLYVANADALMRFPYQANATRIETPGVKIVDLPAGRNHHWTKSLIANADGSRLYVGVGSNSNVAENGMEEEENRAAVLEIDPVAKTSRVFASGLRNPVGMDWNPVTGELWVAVNERDEIGNDLVPDYMTSVKEGGFYGWPYSYFGQHVDKRVEPQRPDLVTKAIKPDYALGAHSASLGFTFIHTSRLGQHYENGAIIGQHGSWNRIPFAGYRVIFVPFENGRPLGPPEDILTGFLNEEDKAQGRPVGVLVDKHSGVLVADDVGNIIWRVTASSAATKTENVPIR; encoded by the coding sequence ATGCGCATTCGCATGGTGGCGAAGCTAGCTTCGAGCGCCGGTATCGGAGCGCTCATTCTGTCACTTGTCTCCTGCAATCGTCCGTCCAGCCTGCCGGAAAGCGCGGGATATGGTGCCGATCCACAGCTTCCCGAGCCCGAGAGTTCCTTCATTCCCATAGTGAGGATTGCGCAGGCGATCGGCTGGGCAAAGGGCCAGACACCCAAACCGGCAAAGGGATTCGAGGTCGTCGCCTTTGCATCCGGTCTCGACCATCCCCGCTGGCTTTACGAATTGCCCAACGGCGACATTCTGGTTGCGGAAACCGATGCACCGTCGAAACCCGAAGGCAAGAGCGGCGGTCTTCGCGGCTGGATCGAGGGGCTGGTCATGAAGCGCGCCGGCTCACATGAGCGAAGTGCCAACCGCATTACACTGCTGCGCGACAAAAATGGTGATGGCATCGCCGAGATCAAATCCACCTTTCTGGAAAATCTCGTTTCACCCTTCGGCATGGCGCTCATCGGCGATCAGCTTTATGTCGCGAATGCGGATGCCCTCATGCGCTTTCCCTATCAAGCGAATGCGACGCGGATAGAAACACCCGGCGTCAAGATCGTGGATCTTCCAGCGGGCCGCAATCATCACTGGACCAAGAGCCTCATCGCCAATGCGGATGGATCGCGGCTTTATGTCGGTGTCGGTTCGAATTCAAACGTCGCCGAGAATGGGATGGAGGAAGAGGAAAATCGCGCGGCGGTTCTGGAAATCGATCCTGTTGCCAAGACGTCGCGGGTTTTCGCTTCGGGTTTGAGAAACCCGGTCGGCATGGATTGGAATCCCGTGACCGGTGAACTCTGGGTGGCCGTCAACGAACGCGATGAGATTGGCAATGATCTCGTGCCAGACTACATGACTTCAGTGAAGGAAGGCGGCTTCTATGGCTGGCCCTATAGCTATTTTGGGCAACATGTGGATAAGCGTGTCGAACCACAAAGGCCCGATCTTGTGACGAAAGCGATCAAGCCCGATTACGCGCTTGGTGCGCATTCAGCCTCTCTCGGTTTCACGTTTATCCACACGTCCCGCCTCGGCCAGCACTATGAGAACGGAGCGATCATCGGCCAGCACGGTTCATGGAACCGCATCCCCTTTGCGGGCTATCGCGTCATTTTCGTGCCCTTCGAGAACGGCCGGCCCCTCGGTCCCCCAGAAGACATTCTCACCGGATTCCTGAATGAGGAGGACAAGGCGCAAGGCAGGCCGGTCGGCGTTCTGGTCGACAAGCACAGCGGAGTGCTCGTCGCCGATGATGTCGGCAATATTATCTGGCGCGTCACCGCATCCTCTGCGGCCACAAAAACAGAAAACGTGCCCATCCGATAA
- a CDS encoding DUF3309 family protein has product MSLGLILLIILIIFLLGGFSGRFGGYGYGYGHGGMGVLGIILIVVLILLLMGRL; this is encoded by the coding sequence ATGTCGCTTGGACTCATTCTCCTCATTATCCTCATCATCTTCCTGCTTGGCGGCTTCAGCGGTCGCTTCGGAGGCTATGGCTATGGTTACGGCCACGGGGGCATGGGTGTCCTCGGCATCATTCTGATCGTCGTGCTTATATTGCTCCTCATGGGCCGACTTTGA
- a CDS encoding Spy/CpxP family protein refolding chaperone, producing MKKVFFIGLASATLIGAVHIHDSFAQTSETSPPAQAVRAEPPDNQIVNEVDARIARLKANLQLTPDQEKNWSGLQTALHDYGVGQFKTLTAGRSVYQDREGQRLRNERPNDIIQMRDQATELTSRAASLTKLANAAEPLYNNLDNHQKHTLIRFMKTEFEGRHPRSFMPAL from the coding sequence ATGAAGAAAGTTTTCTTTATCGGGCTTGCAAGCGCGACATTGATCGGCGCTGTTCATATCCATGATTCATTTGCCCAAACAAGTGAAACCTCCCCACCTGCGCAAGCAGTGCGAGCTGAACCTCCAGACAATCAAATCGTCAACGAGGTCGATGCAAGGATTGCTCGGCTCAAGGCCAATCTGCAATTGACACCTGACCAGGAAAAGAATTGGTCAGGCTTACAGACCGCGCTCCACGACTATGGAGTCGGACAATTCAAGACTCTCACGGCCGGCAGAAGTGTTTACCAAGATCGCGAGGGACAACGTCTGCGCAACGAGCGTCCCAATGATATCATTCAGATGCGAGATCAAGCTACCGAACTCACCTCGCGGGCCGCATCCTTGACGAAGCTCGCCAATGCGGCTGAGCCACTCTATAATAATCTGGACAATCACCAGAAGCATACATTGATCCGATTCATGAAGACCGAATTCGAAGGCAGGCATCCCCGAAGCTTCATGCCTGCTTTGTGA